Proteins encoded by one window of Massilia sp. NR 4-1:
- a CDS encoding FAD-dependent oxidoreductase — MINAAAGKNLRIRVFDLNTSVGGRIQSREIDEEEIAELGAARYSPQLHPNFQQLMQESGLAHAIYPFTEAVFREREQEKLKDTLLSLSPMVKEHPDDSFLDFVSNYLGVEEANRIIKATGYDALLLPIVTAAMAYDIIKKHPETQNFTENAANQWRYATDGYSELLGQLQRQAQSGGVEFQLEHRLLSVKKTGAEYVLSFSHMGDTLVHRTRHLIMAIPPSAMAGLDLDFPATWSPFKYDSLPLFKGFLTFDKSWFQGLGLTDKVLMANNPLRKIYFKSDKYLVFYTDSKSATYWRDSLEQGEEVYLERVRSHLEEVLPLNGQPLPPIKTHFYKHWPHGVEFYLEPEAEHPPVLLHPDGIISCSDAYTQHCGWMEGSLISARQATHLLLERLSEAAEEPGTNDKLATSSN, encoded by the coding sequence TTGATCAACGCCGCGGCCGGGAAAAATTTACGCATCCGCGTATTCGACCTGAATACGTCGGTAGGCGGCCGTATCCAGTCGCGCGAAATCGACGAGGAGGAAATCGCCGAACTCGGCGCCGCGCGCTACTCGCCGCAACTGCATCCGAACTTCCAGCAGCTCATGCAGGAAAGCGGCCTGGCCCATGCCATCTATCCATTTACCGAAGCAGTGTTTCGCGAGCGCGAACAAGAGAAACTGAAGGACACCCTGCTGAGCCTGAGCCCGATGGTGAAAGAGCATCCGGACGATTCCTTCCTGGATTTCGTCAGCAACTATCTGGGCGTGGAGGAAGCCAACCGCATCATCAAGGCCACCGGCTATGACGCCCTGCTGTTGCCGATCGTAACGGCCGCCATGGCTTACGACATCATCAAGAAGCACCCGGAAACGCAAAACTTTACCGAGAATGCCGCCAACCAGTGGCGCTATGCCACCGACGGCTATAGCGAACTGCTGGGCCAGCTGCAGCGCCAGGCCCAGTCCGGCGGCGTGGAGTTTCAGCTGGAGCACCGCTTGCTGTCGGTTAAAAAAACCGGCGCCGAGTATGTGCTCTCCTTCAGCCATATGGGCGACACCCTGGTGCACCGCACCCGCCACCTGATCATGGCCATCCCGCCCTCCGCCATGGCCGGCCTGGACCTGGATTTCCCCGCCACCTGGAGCCCGTTCAAATACGACTCCCTGCCTTTGTTCAAAGGCTTCCTGACGTTCGACAAGTCGTGGTTCCAGGGCCTGGGCCTGACCGACAAAGTGCTGATGGCCAACAATCCTCTGCGGAAAATCTACTTCAAGAGCGACAAATACCTGGTCTTCTACACCGACAGCAAAAGCGCGACGTATTGGCGGGACAGTCTGGAGCAGGGTGAAGAGGTATATCTGGAACGGGTGCGCAGCCACCTGGAAGAGGTGTTGCCACTGAACGGGCAGCCGCTGCCGCCGATCAAGACGCATTTCTACAAGCACTGGCCGCACGGCGTCGAGTTTTATCTGGAGCCGGAAGCCGAACATCCGCCGGTCCTGCTGCACCCGGACGGCATCATCTCCTGCTCGGACGCCTATACCCAGCATTGCGGCTGGATGGAAGGCAGCCTGATCAGCGCACGGCAAGCCACCCACCTGCTGCTGGAACGGCTCAGCGAGGCAGCGGAAGAACCCGGCACTAACGATAAGCTCGCCACCTCCTCGAACTGA
- a CDS encoding NUDIX domain-containing protein — MQQMICTVDVVLLTLQDSALKVALLKREREPFKDMHALPGGFVHPDADANTRDAALRMLAQKTAIRPPYLEQLATFSGPVRDPRGWSISVVYYALVPFDVIGQAGHADVKLASVDKLPRLSFDHRAIVGTAVQRLRGKSQYSSLPCYLAGEAFTLPQLQRIYEALMGEALNKVSFRRKMMEMDMLEAIAGEFSAGGAHRPAQLYRLKPELRDRLTLIERGL, encoded by the coding sequence ATGCAGCAAATGATATGTACCGTCGATGTGGTTCTGCTGACGCTGCAGGACAGCGCCCTGAAGGTGGCGCTGCTGAAGCGCGAGCGCGAACCATTCAAGGACATGCATGCGCTGCCTGGCGGCTTTGTTCATCCGGATGCGGATGCCAATACACGGGACGCCGCGCTGCGCATGCTGGCGCAGAAGACGGCGATCCGGCCGCCCTATCTGGAGCAGCTGGCGACCTTCTCCGGCCCGGTCCGCGATCCGCGCGGCTGGTCGATCTCGGTGGTGTACTACGCGCTGGTGCCATTCGACGTGATCGGACAGGCCGGCCATGCGGACGTGAAGCTGGCCAGCGTCGACAAGCTTCCCCGCCTGTCCTTCGACCACCGCGCGATCGTCGGCACGGCCGTGCAGCGCCTGCGCGGCAAAAGCCAGTATTCTTCACTGCCCTGCTACCTGGCGGGCGAGGCGTTCACGCTGCCGCAGCTGCAGCGGATCTACGAGGCGCTGATGGGCGAAGCGCTCAACAAGGTCAGCTTCCGCCGCAAGATGATGGAAATGGATATGCTCGAAGCGATCGCCGGCGAATTTTCCGCTGGCGGCGCGCACCGGCCCGCACAGCTGTACCGCCTCAAGCCGGAGTTGCGCGATCGGTTGACGCTGATCGAGCGGGGCCTGTAA
- a CDS encoding DNA methyltransferase, whose translation MDNNSWLLLQEQEAGYRLPPDLAARDPFGARDCGWVEQMRPFIRQFCPEGGLLLDPFCGFGTTLMAAHLEGRRGIGVELEPARAGIAQERMSRAGAARQAVLAGDIVKTAAQLPPVDLVLTNIPYFGCRWPEEGGAQLYNSTTYATFLEQIYLVFKALKPFVREGGYVIVMAENLRIGQHFVPMAWDVARILSERYDLVDERILLYQRTRQPLPALQVQSNRAHEYALIARKQARTIDLQESLGCLRALAATFPDFVVYGSYARWLHGEALERLPSDVDLLVPDDIEQLQKLVRWFEAQGFQIARWGAPLVSRAVPLAANAAHYFRAHRLRASGELCVIDVCFEDAQISYPAALSQATALGGIKVMPSTRGTHS comes from the coding sequence TTGGATAACAATAGCTGGCTGCTGCTGCAAGAGCAGGAGGCAGGGTACCGCTTGCCGCCAGACTTGGCCGCCCGCGACCCCTTCGGCGCGCGCGACTGCGGCTGGGTCGAGCAGATGCGTCCCTTCATCCGCCAGTTCTGCCCTGAAGGCGGATTGCTGCTCGATCCCTTCTGCGGTTTCGGCACCACCCTGATGGCTGCTCATCTCGAAGGACGGCGCGGCATTGGCGTCGAGCTTGAACCGGCGCGCGCCGGCATCGCGCAGGAGCGCATGAGCCGCGCCGGTGCCGCACGCCAGGCCGTATTGGCAGGCGATATCGTCAAGACCGCCGCCCAGCTGCCGCCCGTCGACCTGGTGTTGACGAATATCCCCTACTTCGGTTGCCGCTGGCCCGAGGAGGGCGGTGCGCAGCTGTATAACTCCACCACCTACGCGACATTCCTGGAACAGATTTACCTGGTATTCAAAGCCTTGAAGCCGTTCGTGCGCGAGGGCGGCTATGTGATTGTCATGGCCGAGAATTTGCGCATAGGCCAGCATTTTGTGCCGATGGCCTGGGACGTTGCACGCATCCTCTCCGAACGCTACGACCTCGTTGACGAGCGCATCCTGCTGTACCAGCGAACCAGGCAGCCGCTGCCTGCCTTGCAGGTGCAAAGCAACCGTGCCCACGAATACGCGCTGATCGCGCGTAAGCAGGCCCGCACCATCGACCTGCAGGAATCGCTGGGCTGCCTGCGCGCGCTGGCGGCAACCTTCCCTGACTTCGTGGTGTATGGCAGCTATGCGCGCTGGCTGCACGGCGAAGCGCTTGAGCGCCTGCCATCGGATGTCGACTTGCTGGTGCCGGACGATATTGAGCAGCTCCAAAAGCTCGTCCGCTGGTTCGAAGCGCAAGGCTTTCAGATTGCCCGCTGGGGCGCGCCCCTGGTCAGCCGCGCGGTGCCGCTGGCCGCCAACGCCGCCCACTACTTCCGCGCCCACCGCCTGCGCGCCAGCGGCGAGCTATGCGTGATCGACGTCTGCTTTGAGGATGCCCAGATCAGCTATCCGGCCGCGCTAAGCCAGGCAACTGCGCTCGGCGGCATCAAAGTCATGCCATCTACCCGTGGAACTCATTCATAG
- a CDS encoding Txe/YoeB family addiction module toxin has translation MYWQGQDKKTLKRINELIKAAGRTPFEGIGKPEPLKGNLTGLWSRRIDERNRLVYEVTAQELVIIACRYHYE, from the coding sequence ATTTACTGGCAGGGCCAGGATAAAAAAACCTTGAAACGCATCAATGAGCTGATCAAAGCCGCAGGCAGAACACCTTTCGAAGGTATCGGCAAACCCGAACCTTTGAAAGGCAACCTGACCGGGCTTTGGTCACGCAGGATCGATGAGCGCAATCGGCTGGTATATGAAGTCACCGCACAGGAATTGGTCATCATCGCCTGCCGATATCACTATGAATGA
- a CDS encoding type II toxin-antitoxin system Phd/YefM family antitoxin, with the protein MRIINFSDARSNLRSVIDQVVEDADVTVISRRDAPDAVLMSFEHYSSLIETVHLLSSPANAAHLAKSIAQARAGKAQPRKLIEPADAE; encoded by the coding sequence ATGAGAATCATCAATTTCTCCGATGCTCGCAGCAACCTGCGATCAGTGATCGATCAGGTGGTGGAAGACGCAGATGTAACGGTTATCTCACGGCGCGATGCGCCGGATGCGGTATTGATGTCCTTTGAGCACTACAGCAGTCTGATAGAAACCGTTCATTTATTAAGCTCGCCAGCAAATGCCGCCCATCTGGCGAAGTCGATAGCCCAAGCCCGAGCCGGAAAAGCACAGCCCAGAAAGCTTATCGAGCCAGCCGACGCCGAGTAG
- the ptsJ gene encoding transcriptional regulator PtsJ: MRITGKTAADIFDSIRMLTQTGGLTAGQELPTVRDLAATLGVNRNTVSMAYKRLAAAGIAATQGRLGTVIRAQSGPGEQEGALPGSPLADLGSGNPNPAWLPDIGSALARKPYRARLYGEPPVDPELEAAARHWLSQDCPEQLEINLTHGSVDAIERLLAAHLVAGDKVAVEDPCFISSVNALRAAGLQTVGVAVDAQGMQAEALEEALAQGAQAVIVTPRAHNPGGYSLSASRARRLRAVLARHPHVLVIADDHFSLLSVMDYQDVIPPTARRWALIRSVSKMFGPDLRLAFVASDAQTSQRLRLRLAPGTNWVSHLLQDAVAACLSSPEVSEQIARARAGYARHRDIMVQALAQQGIAVASPADGLNLWLPLQQNSQALVLALAQHGWLVRGGESFGLQAPAHGLRITISTITEEKAQEFARVLRKLLDQG, translated from the coding sequence ATGCGTATTACAGGAAAAACCGCGGCAGACATATTCGACAGCATCCGCATGCTGACTCAGACAGGCGGCTTGACGGCCGGCCAGGAGCTGCCCACGGTGCGCGACCTGGCCGCCACGCTGGGCGTCAACCGCAATACGGTCTCGATGGCCTACAAACGCCTGGCGGCAGCCGGCATCGCCGCCACGCAAGGGCGGCTGGGAACGGTGATCCGCGCGCAGAGCGGTCCCGGCGAGCAGGAAGGCGCGCTGCCCGGTTCACCGCTGGCCGACCTGGGCAGCGGCAATCCGAATCCGGCCTGGCTGCCGGATATCGGCTCCGCCCTGGCCCGCAAGCCTTACCGCGCGCGCCTGTATGGCGAACCGCCGGTCGATCCTGAACTGGAAGCCGCGGCGCGCCACTGGCTGTCCCAGGATTGCCCGGAGCAGCTGGAAATCAATCTGACGCATGGTTCGGTGGATGCGATCGAAAGACTGCTGGCGGCGCACCTGGTGGCGGGCGATAAGGTGGCGGTGGAAGATCCCTGCTTCATCAGCAGCGTGAATGCGCTGCGCGCCGCCGGGCTGCAAACCGTGGGCGTGGCCGTCGATGCGCAGGGCATGCAGGCCGAGGCGCTGGAGGAGGCGCTGGCGCAGGGCGCGCAAGCCGTCATCGTCACGCCGCGCGCCCACAATCCAGGCGGCTACAGCCTGAGTGCATCCCGCGCGCGCAGGCTGCGCGCCGTGCTGGCAAGGCATCCGCATGTGCTGGTCATCGCCGACGATCATTTTTCCCTGCTGTCGGTGATGGATTATCAGGATGTGATTCCGCCCACGGCCCGCCGCTGGGCGCTGATACGTTCCGTCTCCAAGATGTTCGGCCCCGATCTGCGCCTGGCCTTCGTGGCAAGCGATGCGCAGACTTCCCAGCGCCTGCGTCTGCGCCTGGCTCCGGGCACAAACTGGGTCAGCCATCTTTTGCAGGACGCCGTTGCGGCCTGCCTCTCTTCACCGGAGGTATCGGAACAAATCGCCCGCGCCAGGGCTGGCTACGCACGACATCGCGACATCATGGTCCAGGCGCTTGCGCAGCAAGGCATTGCCGTCGCGTCGCCTGCCGATGGCTTGAATCTGTGGCTGCCATTGCAGCAAAACTCCCAGGCGCTGGTATTGGCATTGGCGCAGCACGGATGGCTGGTGCGCGGCGGCGAATCCTTCGGCCTGCAAGCGCCGGCACACGGCCTGCGCATCACCATCTCCACGATCACCGAGGAAAAAGCGCAGGAGTTCGCGCGCGTTCTGCGCAAGCTGCTGGACCAGGGCTAG
- a CDS encoding YggS family pyridoxal phosphate-dependent enzyme, translated as MHAENVSIPLETPTLHDQHGRWPQAASVADFQRNLAAVHERIAAACRRSGRDPFSVRLLPVSKTVDEARIRLAYTAGCRQLGENKVQEAYGKWEAMADLSDVQWSVIGHLQTNKAKLVARFAAEFQALDSLRLAEELDRRLQAEGRALDVFVQVNTSGEASKYGLPPGDVGAFLRVLPAFSALRVRGFMTLAVLSAETSRVRQCFALLRGLRDRLRQEAPDGIGLDELSMGMSGDYEIAIEEGATVVRVGQAIFGARSTPDAYYWPAAQA; from the coding sequence ATGCATGCGGAAAACGTCAGCATACCTTTGGAAACCCCTACCTTGCACGACCAGCATGGACGCTGGCCACAAGCCGCCTCTGTGGCCGATTTCCAGCGCAATCTCGCTGCTGTCCATGAGCGCATTGCTGCAGCTTGCCGGCGCTCAGGGCGCGATCCATTCAGCGTGCGCCTGCTCCCGGTGAGCAAGACCGTGGACGAAGCGCGCATCCGCCTGGCCTACACCGCCGGTTGCCGCCAGCTCGGCGAGAACAAGGTACAGGAAGCGTATGGCAAGTGGGAGGCGATGGCTGACCTGTCCGATGTGCAGTGGTCGGTGATCGGCCATCTGCAGACGAACAAGGCCAAGCTGGTGGCGCGCTTCGCCGCTGAATTCCAGGCGCTGGACAGCCTGCGCCTGGCCGAGGAGCTGGACCGGCGCCTGCAGGCCGAAGGCCGGGCATTGGATGTTTTCGTACAGGTGAATACTTCGGGCGAGGCCAGCAAGTACGGCCTGCCGCCTGGGGATGTAGGCGCCTTCCTGCGCGTCCTGCCCGCCTTTTCCGCGCTGCGCGTGCGCGGCTTCATGACGCTGGCGGTGTTGTCGGCCGAAACCTCGCGCGTGCGCCAGTGTTTCGCCCTGCTGCGTGGCCTGCGCGACCGTCTGCGCCAGGAGGCGCCGGATGGCATTGGCCTCGATGAACTGTCCATGGGCATGTCCGGCGACTATGAGATCGCTATCGAGGAGGGGGCCACGGTGGTGCGCGTGGGCCAGGCCATCTTTGGCGCCCGCTCCACGCCGGACGCATATTACTGGCCTGCCGCACAGGCTTAA
- a CDS encoding type 1 glutamine amidotransferase codes for MHIHFVVHEAFEAPGAYETWVETRAYTASYSRVYAGDPLPQTVDAIDLLVVLGGPQSPATTKQECPHFDSAAEQALIVKCADAGKAVVGVCLGAQLIGAALGAPSEPSPEKEIGNFPIALTTAGKANAKFTHFGDTLETGHWHSDMPGLTPAATVIAASEGCPRQIVAYRDRVYGFQCHMEFTPEAVELLIAASEAELATLTAHRYVQQPAALHANSYAAMNQKLFVFLDRLMLEYLN; via the coding sequence ATGCATATCCATTTTGTCGTTCACGAAGCCTTCGAAGCGCCCGGTGCTTATGAAACCTGGGTCGAGACACGCGCTTACACGGCGAGCTATTCACGCGTCTATGCCGGCGACCCGTTGCCGCAGACGGTGGACGCTATCGACCTGCTGGTGGTGCTGGGCGGTCCGCAGTCGCCGGCCACCACCAAGCAAGAGTGTCCGCATTTCGACTCCGCCGCCGAACAGGCGCTTATCGTCAAATGCGCGGATGCCGGAAAGGCCGTGGTGGGCGTCTGCCTCGGCGCCCAGTTGATAGGCGCTGCCCTGGGCGCGCCAAGCGAGCCCAGTCCCGAAAAGGAGATCGGCAATTTCCCCATCGCGCTCACCACCGCGGGAAAGGCCAACGCCAAATTCACCCACTTTGGCGACACGCTGGAAACAGGACACTGGCATAGCGATATGCCCGGCCTGACCCCGGCTGCGACGGTGATTGCCGCCAGCGAGGGCTGTCCGCGCCAGATCGTCGCATACCGCGATCGGGTCTACGGCTTCCAATGCCATATGGAGTTCACCCCCGAGGCGGTGGAATTGCTCATTGCCGCCTCCGAAGCGGAGCTGGCGACGCTGACCGCGCACCGTTACGTGCAGCAGCCAGCCGCATTGCACGCCAACAGCTACGCCGCCATGAACCAGAAGCTTTTCGTTTTCCTGGATCGCCTGATGCTGGAATATTTGAACTAA